A region of Streptomyces cinnamoneus DNA encodes the following proteins:
- a CDS encoding solute symporter family protein has product MNGDHQGLALTLFSVFVVVALAISTWFGRERQGTPEEFYAGGRLFSPMENGFAIAGDYMSAASFLGISGLIALYGYDGMLYSVGFLVAWLVVLFLVAELVRNCGRFTLADVLAARLRERPVRIAAGASSVVVSVLYLVAQMVGAGSLVALLLGGTDGRARGWTVVAVGALMVVYVTVGGMRATTWIQIVKAVLLMGGTATLTVLVLVRFHGDVSALLGTAADRSGHGRAFLAPGLRYGHDLTSRLDFISLGLALVLGTAGLPHILSRFSTVPTARAARRSVVWSIGLIGGFYLMTIVLGFGAAAVLGSDAVRASSAAGNTAVPLLALDLGGGAGSTGGTILFAVVAAIAFATILAVVAGVTLASSASVAHDLYGTLRRRGGRAPRDEVTVARAAAAGTGVVAIGLGLLAQNLNVAFLVGLAFAVAASANLPVLLYSLFWHRFTTRGAVWSVYGGLVPAVVLVLFSPVVSGAPDAVFPGLDFRLFPLENPGLVSVPLGFLAGWAGTVTSRQGADAAAHAESEVRSLTGAGAA; this is encoded by the coding sequence GTGAACGGGGACCATCAGGGCCTTGCCCTGACCCTGTTCAGTGTCTTCGTCGTCGTGGCTCTCGCCATCAGCACGTGGTTCGGGCGGGAACGGCAGGGCACCCCTGAGGAGTTCTATGCGGGCGGCCGTCTCTTCTCTCCCATGGAGAATGGTTTCGCCATCGCCGGCGACTACATGTCCGCCGCTTCCTTCCTCGGCATCTCCGGGCTCATCGCGCTCTACGGCTACGACGGCATGCTCTACTCCGTGGGCTTCCTGGTGGCCTGGCTCGTCGTGTTGTTCCTGGTCGCCGAACTCGTCCGTAACTGCGGCCGCTTCACCCTCGCCGACGTCCTGGCCGCCCGGTTGCGCGAGAGGCCCGTACGGATCGCCGCCGGAGCCTCCTCCGTCGTCGTCTCCGTGCTCTACCTCGTCGCCCAGATGGTCGGTGCGGGGAGCCTGGTGGCCCTGCTGCTGGGCGGCACCGACGGACGGGCCCGCGGCTGGACGGTCGTCGCCGTGGGAGCGCTGATGGTCGTGTACGTCACGGTGGGAGGCATGCGGGCCACGACCTGGATCCAGATCGTCAAGGCCGTGCTGCTCATGGGCGGCACCGCCACCCTCACGGTGCTCGTGCTGGTCCGCTTCCACGGCGACGTCTCCGCCCTGCTGGGTACGGCCGCCGACCGCAGCGGCCACGGCCGGGCCTTCCTCGCGCCGGGGCTGCGCTACGGCCACGACCTCACCTCCAGGCTGGACTTCATCAGCCTGGGCCTCGCGCTCGTCCTGGGAACGGCGGGCCTGCCGCACATCCTCTCGCGCTTCTCCACGGTGCCGACCGCCCGTGCCGCCCGCCGTTCGGTGGTCTGGTCCATCGGCCTCATCGGCGGCTTCTACCTGATGACCATCGTGCTCGGCTTCGGCGCCGCGGCGGTCCTGGGCAGTGACGCCGTGCGGGCCTCCAGCGCCGCCGGCAACACGGCCGTCCCCCTGCTGGCCCTCGACCTCGGCGGAGGCGCGGGTTCCACGGGCGGAACGATCCTGTTCGCCGTCGTCGCGGCGATCGCCTTCGCCACCATCCTCGCGGTGGTCGCCGGCGTCACCCTGGCGTCCTCCGCCTCGGTCGCCCACGACCTCTACGGCACGCTGAGACGCCGCGGGGGCCGGGCGCCCCGCGACGAGGTGACGGTCGCGCGGGCGGCCGCCGCCGGCACCGGGGTGGTCGCCATCGGGCTCGGGCTGCTCGCCCAGAACCTCAACGTGGCGTTCCTGGTGGGCCTCGCCTTCGCCGTCGCCGCCTCGGCGAACCTGCCCGTGCTGCTGTACTCGCTCTTCTGGCACCGGTTCACCACCCGTGGCGCGGTGTGGTCCGTCTACGGCGGCCTCGTCCCGGCCGTGGTGCTCGTCCTGTTCTCCCCGGTCGTCTCCGGCGCGCCGGACGCCGTCTTCCCCGGACTGGACTTCCGGCTCTTCCCACTGGAGAACCCGGGCCTGGTGTCCGTACCCCTCGGTTTCCTCGCCGGCTGGGCCGGCACCGTGACCTCGCGCCAAGGCGCCGACGCCGCCGCCCACGCGGAGAGCGAGGTGCGCTCCCTCACCGGTGCCGGGGCGGCCTGA
- a CDS encoding response regulator, producing the protein MIEVLVVDDDFRVAEINAAYVARIPGFRVRARAHNAADALTVLERGGVDLVLLDHYLPDETGLSLVRRIRQLGHHTDVIMVTAARDVTTVQTAMRYGALQYLVKPFSFPGLRVKLEAYAQLRRTIEGAGEAGQDQVDRIFGTLRTASTTTPLPKGHSAPTADLIRRVLSDAACPLSAHEVAERSGLSRSTAQRYLKRLQESGRLSLTLKYGETGRPEHRYAWSRR; encoded by the coding sequence ATGATCGAGGTCCTGGTGGTGGACGACGATTTCCGCGTCGCCGAGATCAACGCCGCCTACGTCGCCCGGATTCCGGGATTCCGTGTCAGGGCGCGGGCCCACAACGCGGCGGACGCCCTGACGGTCCTGGAGCGGGGCGGCGTCGACCTGGTCCTGCTGGACCACTACCTGCCGGACGAGACGGGGCTGTCGCTGGTCCGCCGCATCCGGCAGCTGGGCCACCACACCGACGTGATCATGGTCACCGCCGCCCGCGACGTGACCACCGTGCAGACGGCCATGCGCTACGGCGCCCTGCAGTACCTGGTGAAGCCGTTCTCCTTCCCGGGACTGCGGGTGAAGCTGGAGGCCTACGCACAGCTGCGCCGGACCATCGAGGGCGCCGGGGAGGCCGGGCAGGACCAGGTCGACCGGATCTTCGGGACCCTGCGCACCGCCTCCACCACCACTCCCCTGCCCAAGGGCCACTCCGCACCCACGGCTGACCTGATCCGCCGGGTGCTGTCGGACGCGGCGTGCCCGCTGTCGGCGCACGAGGTGGCGGAGCGCTCCGGCCTGAGCCGTTCGACCGCCCAGCGCTACCTCAAGCGACTGCAGGAGTCGGGGCGGCTGAGCCTGACGCTCAAGTACGGCGAGACGGGCCGGCCGGAGCATCGTTACGCCTGGTCACGGCGGTAA